A genomic segment from Pedobacter sp. MC2016-14 encodes:
- a CDS encoding redoxin domain-containing protein gives MKRIILNSLIAGFVYLLTFTTNAIAQSLPSDTTLSGLFNAIKSDVDPERMELMLKMMRTKIDVGNNQTLIDAGCEYTAIAYAEAGNAAKANLLISQIKETNWKNGTILAVVQKLIEAGKLDDAERMITAIVDASPNGIADTSFSEQEKQQLRFQRGTIRFRQGKYKEALPYLAPVGGKQRTKNSELYVLALMRSGNTDLALTEINKLLTRPGYFGAEFKEGVKTLFAKKYGSNQRFKTVMDSIDAAQAQQMRVAVEKMKVNEQAPDFEIKDVNGKLVSLKSLKGKTIIIDFWATWCIPCVGSFPGMQKAVDYYKGDSSVVFMFVHTSEKVPTATQDAMKIIDNKRYTFDVYMDLRDEQTHRNPMSSAFQVRGLPTKVVIDKNGMIRFRNTGYIGVDEAIPEISTMVEMSKLQPAASK, from the coding sequence ATGAAAAGAATTATTTTAAACTCCTTAATAGCAGGTTTTGTATACCTGCTTACGTTTACAACAAATGCCATTGCTCAATCCCTGCCATCAGACACTACACTTTCTGGCCTTTTTAATGCAATCAAGTCCGATGTTGATCCTGAAAGAATGGAACTGATGCTCAAAATGATGCGTACAAAAATTGACGTAGGAAACAACCAAACCTTAATTGATGCTGGTTGTGAATATACTGCTATAGCCTACGCAGAAGCTGGAAATGCAGCAAAAGCCAATTTGTTGATCAGCCAGATTAAAGAAACGAACTGGAAAAACGGGACGATTTTGGCAGTTGTACAGAAACTGATTGAAGCGGGAAAACTGGATGATGCCGAACGCATGATTACAGCAATTGTTGATGCATCGCCAAATGGTATTGCTGATACCTCCTTTTCTGAACAAGAAAAACAGCAGCTTCGTTTTCAACGTGGTACCATACGCTTTAGACAGGGGAAGTATAAAGAGGCTTTACCTTATCTTGCCCCTGTTGGTGGAAAGCAACGTACCAAAAATTCAGAATTGTATGTACTCGCCTTGATGCGCTCCGGTAATACTGACCTGGCGCTCACAGAGATCAATAAATTATTGACCAGGCCTGGATATTTTGGAGCAGAGTTTAAAGAAGGCGTAAAAACACTTTTTGCAAAAAAGTACGGAAGTAATCAACGCTTTAAGACTGTGATGGATTCTATAGATGCTGCGCAAGCCCAACAAATGCGGGTTGCTGTAGAAAAAATGAAAGTAAATGAACAAGCACCAGACTTCGAAATCAAGGATGTAAACGGAAAACTGGTATCATTGAAAAGTCTGAAAGGTAAAACTATAATTATTGATTTTTGGGCCACCTGGTGTATTCCCTGTGTAGGCTCTTTTCCTGGTATGCAAAAGGCCGTTGACTATTATAAAGGAGACTCTTCTGTAGTTTTCATGTTTGTTCATACTTCTGAAAAAGTACCAACAGCAACCCAGGATGCGATGAAGATCATTGATAACAAGCGCTATACCTTCGATGTATATATGGATCTTAGAGATGAACAAACACACAGAAATCCAATGTCATCTGCCTTCCAGGTTAGAGGTCTGCCTACCAAGGTGGTTATTGACAAAAATGGTATGATCAGGTTTAGGAATACCGGATATATTGGTGTAGATGAAGCAATCCCGGAGATCTCAACTATGGTTGAAATGAGCAAACTTCAGCCTGCTGCTTCGAAATGA
- a CDS encoding SusC/RagA family TonB-linked outer membrane protein has protein sequence MNISVKKMLLCMVFTASLLFLRLPTHAQTISLSKNEFTLNELFSELRKQSGFDFVFTTPQFNTAKTVVVKSTNASLKDILDQAFAGQQISYTIRNKTIVITDNKLVKQELISGSVGDRKDRKPIPGVTVSIKGTKSMIQTDRNGKFTISVPSGATSLEFRFIGYKTINMAISPNSDYTIYMQEDLQSLNETVIRGMVERKASTFTGAAKTITGAELLQANPTNLFTAIQSLDPSFRIITNNAVGGDINALPDITVRGQGSFPTLGDQLAGNPNLPLFVLDNFEVSLQQVSDLDMNRIASITLLKDASATSIYGARGANGVMVITTTTPAPGTLEVSLTNNFTFSSPDLSVYHMLNSQEKLEFETRAGLVTTFAQQYKYAERYKEMLRGVNTDWTRIPVQTGYSNRSSLTLSGGDQTIRYGLTFNGQLLQGVMKEQDRKNYSGNFNFSYSVKKIKFRNDITLTQTVSNASPYGSFSDYLAYNPYTRPYDENGNPGRYIEQITVPNTLNQSDHSAVLNPLADVTYNSINDRNKTLNIRNQTSLEYFITDHLRLAGNLGITKETGTVDNFYSAFDSRFANTVDVSRKGTYSIVTNNSLGLDGQGRINYNNSFGRHIFTAGGTFDIRTSNADNYTLITEGFPFDRLDNLLFATQYQANGKPSGLQSTVNELSYGGVFNYTYDNRYFTDFSYTREGSSAYGENNRFASFWSAGLGWNLHNEQFLKSISQISSLRLRGSYGSTGSSATLPYASQFRYNFSTSTSYYADLGATLAGFGNLDLGPQNRLKANIGFDASLFQNRLSIVFDVYRETTQNSLTSVSLAPSTGFSSYIENLGKIENSGINFDVAYQVINNPARALRWTVSVNGALNKNILKKLSDKMKAFNDLLNAANTTQYTPNPQFIEGQSMTAIYTVRSLGIDPITGQEIYVKLDGTPTYNWDTNDKVYAGDSRAKITGALNSNFQYKGLSFGFNVRYDFGGSMYNSTLATRVEGANPLGNVDRRAFDLGWVSVGDVSKFKRISASSIVRSTSRFVQKNNTVTLQGFNLGYTFQNSFVQGLGLKNLRITANTDNAFTISSIEVERGTDNPFARSYTLSLSTRF, from the coding sequence ATGAATATATCTGTCAAAAAGATGCTGCTGTGCATGGTCTTTACGGCAAGCCTCCTTTTCCTGAGGTTGCCAACTCATGCGCAAACTATATCACTATCAAAAAATGAGTTTACTTTAAACGAGTTATTTTCTGAGCTAAGAAAGCAAAGCGGCTTTGATTTTGTGTTTACTACGCCACAATTTAACACAGCTAAAACCGTAGTTGTTAAATCAACAAATGCATCCTTAAAGGATATACTCGATCAAGCTTTTGCTGGTCAGCAAATCAGCTACACCATCCGCAACAAAACTATTGTGATCACCGACAATAAGTTGGTGAAGCAAGAACTCATCTCTGGATCTGTAGGTGACAGAAAAGACCGCAAACCCATCCCCGGAGTAACCGTGAGTATCAAAGGGACGAAGTCTATGATTCAAACGGATAGAAATGGAAAATTCACAATAAGTGTACCAAGTGGTGCAACTTCATTGGAATTCAGATTTATCGGTTATAAGACCATTAATATGGCTATTTCTCCGAATTCGGATTATACGATTTATATGCAGGAGGACCTACAGTCACTAAATGAAACAGTGATTAGGGGGATGGTTGAGCGTAAAGCCTCAACTTTTACAGGTGCAGCAAAAACAATTACTGGAGCAGAGCTTTTACAGGCCAATCCCACAAACCTCTTTACTGCCATCCAATCCCTTGATCCTTCTTTTAGGATTATAACAAATAATGCGGTTGGAGGTGACATTAATGCACTTCCCGATATTACTGTTCGTGGCCAAGGCTCATTTCCAACTTTGGGAGATCAACTAGCTGGCAATCCTAATTTACCACTATTTGTACTTGATAATTTTGAGGTAAGCCTGCAACAAGTATCTGATTTAGATATGAACCGCATAGCTTCGATCACGTTGCTAAAAGACGCCTCTGCTACTTCTATATATGGCGCAAGGGGGGCAAATGGCGTAATGGTTATTACCACAACAACACCCGCTCCTGGTACGTTGGAGGTTTCATTGACAAACAACTTTACATTTTCCAGTCCGGATTTATCGGTATACCATATGTTGAATAGCCAGGAAAAGCTGGAATTCGAAACCCGTGCAGGTCTGGTTACCACCTTTGCCCAACAGTACAAATATGCAGAGCGGTATAAAGAAATGCTTAGGGGCGTAAATACCGATTGGACCCGAATTCCTGTACAAACAGGATACAGTAACCGCAGTTCTTTAACCTTGTCGGGTGGCGATCAAACCATACGCTACGGATTAACTTTTAATGGACAACTTCTTCAAGGGGTAATGAAGGAACAAGATAGAAAGAACTATTCTGGAAATTTCAACTTCAGTTACAGTGTTAAAAAAATAAAGTTTAGAAATGATATTACTTTAACCCAAACGGTTTCCAATGCATCACCATATGGCTCATTTAGTGATTATTTGGCTTATAATCCTTACACCCGCCCATATGATGAAAACGGGAATCCTGGAAGATATATTGAGCAAATAACCGTACCAAATACCCTAAACCAGAGTGATCATTCGGCAGTTTTAAATCCCCTGGCAGATGTCACCTACAATTCAATAAATGATAGGAATAAAACTTTAAATATCCGTAATCAAACCAGTCTAGAATATTTCATAACAGATCATCTAAGGTTAGCGGGAAATTTGGGAATTACAAAGGAAACCGGAACGGTTGATAATTTTTATTCGGCCTTTGACAGTCGATTTGCCAATACTGTAGATGTTTCAAGAAAGGGTACGTATTCAATTGTTACGAACAATTCTCTTGGTTTGGATGGACAAGGGAGGATTAATTACAATAACAGTTTTGGCCGTCATATTTTCACTGCTGGCGGTACATTTGATATCCGCACTTCAAACGCTGACAATTATACGCTTATTACAGAAGGTTTCCCTTTCGACAGGTTGGACAACTTATTATTTGCTACACAATATCAAGCAAATGGTAAACCTAGTGGGCTACAAAGCACTGTAAACGAACTTTCTTATGGTGGTGTATTTAATTACACCTATGACAATCGCTATTTTACTGATTTTTCTTATACAAGAGAGGGATCATCTGCCTATGGGGAAAACAATAGATTTGCTTCGTTCTGGTCGGCTGGTTTGGGATGGAACCTTCATAACGAGCAGTTTCTTAAATCAATTTCACAAATCAGCTCACTAAGGCTGCGCGGAAGCTATGGATCAACGGGGTCAAGTGCAACCCTGCCATATGCTTCACAGTTTAGGTATAATTTCAGCACGTCAACAAGTTACTACGCCGATTTAGGTGCCACACTGGCTGGATTTGGAAACTTAGATTTAGGTCCACAAAATAGATTGAAAGCCAATATAGGGTTCGACGCCAGTTTGTTTCAAAATCGTTTAAGCATTGTTTTTGATGTATATAGAGAAACAACACAGAACTCTCTGACATCAGTTTCATTAGCGCCTTCTACAGGATTTAGCAGTTATATTGAGAATTTGGGTAAAATAGAGAATTCGGGTATAAATTTCGATGTTGCGTATCAAGTTATAAATAATCCAGCGAGAGCGTTAAGATGGACAGTAAGTGTTAATGGGGCCTTGAACAAAAACATTTTAAAGAAACTTTCTGATAAGATGAAAGCCTTTAATGATCTGCTGAATGCTGCAAATACGACTCAATATACGCCAAATCCTCAATTTATTGAGGGGCAGTCCATGACTGCGATCTACACGGTGCGCTCATTAGGTATTGATCCGATTACTGGTCAGGAAATTTATGTTAAGCTTGACGGCACTCCTACATACAACTGGGACACAAATGACAAAGTGTATGCGGGAGATTCAAGAGCTAAAATCACAGGAGCCTTAAACTCGAATTTCCAATATAAAGGACTGAGTTTTGGATTTAATGTGCGTTATGATTTTGGCGGAAGCATGTACAATTCTACCCTGGCTACCAGAGTAGAAGGTGCCAACCCATTAGGTAATGTTGACCGCAGAGCATTTGATTTAGGTTGGGTAAGTGTAGGAGATGTTAGTAAATTCAAAAGGATTTCTGCAAGCAGTATAGTAAGAAGCACATCACGTTTTGTGCAAAAGAATAATACAGTTACCCTACAGGGATTTAACCTGGGATACACTTTTCAAAATTCATTTGTGCAGGGGCTGGGCTTGAAAAACCTAAGGATAACGGCTAATACGGATAATGCTTTTACAATTAGCTCAATAGAAGTAGAGCGAGGTACCGACAATCCATTTGCCAGGAGCTACACACTTAGTCTAAGTACAAGATTTTAA
- a CDS encoding sialidase family protein: MMKQSFQIFKKLAFTIFLLPHAALPLMAQHNLAQILGDTRSFEVSACKPSKNEIVTVWMEKRTGRKDNNENAADMQVGYKYSANNGEKWTEKGLVDLPNTFGTGNPFVANNEKGNTYLVCMHIGKDFYSGNISLYEFDFAKKQFYLKSVPIKSDDQLLDKPSFVSYEDEIHLVYVAYPKRAKNAVKYQMSKDKGKTWTEPIDVFSENGGGFLGPSIAISKDKQVIVSIGAYGNKNIMVARKAKSDNIAFEKPIVVSQVSVQQGAAMTELSTYKKGMIITWQNPHQRNETYLSYSKDEGNSWAKPFMVTSFGNLTSAAFDEKGNIHCMYSDFSNQKFFVGYKLLDSKFKVLQEENLTSPTPLATFTEYLGAYQKLLIQGNELFAFWIDYHNSSTLKFTKWKM, translated from the coding sequence ATGATGAAACAATCTTTTCAAATATTCAAAAAATTAGCTTTTACAATTTTCTTATTGCCACATGCTGCTTTGCCCCTTATGGCCCAGCATAATTTGGCTCAAATATTAGGTGATACCCGATCATTTGAAGTGAGTGCCTGCAAACCTTCTAAAAACGAGATTGTAACTGTTTGGATGGAAAAAAGAACCGGACGAAAAGACAATAACGAAAACGCTGCAGACATGCAGGTGGGCTACAAATATTCTGCAAACAATGGAGAAAAATGGACAGAAAAAGGCCTTGTTGATTTGCCAAACACTTTTGGTACAGGCAATCCTTTTGTTGCAAACAATGAAAAAGGGAATACTTATCTGGTTTGCATGCACATTGGCAAAGATTTTTATTCTGGCAATATTTCCTTATATGAATTTGATTTCGCTAAAAAGCAGTTCTACTTAAAATCGGTTCCCATTAAAAGCGATGATCAGCTTTTAGATAAGCCTTCTTTTGTAAGCTACGAAGACGAAATTCATTTGGTATACGTTGCATACCCAAAAAGGGCGAAGAATGCTGTAAAGTACCAGATGTCTAAAGACAAAGGAAAAACCTGGACAGAGCCTATAGATGTATTTTCTGAGAATGGTGGGGGCTTCTTAGGGCCATCAATCGCGATATCGAAAGATAAGCAGGTTATCGTTTCTATAGGAGCCTATGGAAATAAGAACATAATGGTTGCCAGAAAGGCCAAATCTGATAACATCGCGTTTGAAAAGCCCATTGTTGTAAGTCAGGTCTCTGTCCAACAAGGGGCTGCAATGACTGAACTATCAACCTATAAAAAAGGAATGATTATAACCTGGCAAAACCCGCATCAGCGAAACGAAACGTATTTATCTTACAGTAAGGATGAGGGCAACAGCTGGGCTAAACCATTTATGGTAACCTCATTTGGAAATCTAACCTCAGCAGCCTTCGACGAAAAAGGCAACATCCATTGTATGTATTCTGACTTCAGTAATCAAAAATTCTTTGTTGGTTATAAACTACTTGATAGTAAATTTAAGGTATTGCAAGAGGAAAATCTAACTTCCCCTACCCCACTAGCCACCTTTACGGAATATTTAGGAGCCTATCAAAAGCTATTAATTCAGGGCAATGAACTTTTTGCTTTCTGGATTGATTATCACAATAGCAGTACGCTAAAGTTCACAAAGTGGAAAATGTAA
- a CDS encoding RagB/SusD family nutrient uptake outer membrane protein encodes MKNNIILIGCMVIISSLTACKKFLDVEPKDSLSEKEFFTSEAGFQQALNGVYSQLASRDLYGDKLTMGFVSALAQNYAITSVQSTIPLVETTKLNYTTAEVQTHVSTIWSTSYNAIAGLNKILENTTINRSVLTESTYTIVRGESLALRALLHFDLLRLFGKEYKANLNAKAIPYKKDISENAQVPSTTQEVVSLVLADLKEAENLLIQNDPIVLNDERTRREHLNYYGVKALEARVRIYIGDKEGAKSAALLVVNSGKYPFVTVAAAESTTNRDRLYLTEQIFMLRSRNLQAHTDTYFRAGTLLNTKLTQTENNFNTLYETPSNGVNTDIRYKNWIETDGGLKFPSKFWQSSSTTISTARLDQYVPVVRLSEMYYILAEAAATPAEGIAYLNTVRQNRSLALLATTGNQTFLNAELLKEYQKEFYAEGQLFFYYKRINATSMQFYTGTPTAIVPAKYILPIPDTELQFNPNY; translated from the coding sequence ATGAAAAACAATATAATATTAATAGGATGCATGGTTATTATTAGCTCCCTGACCGCTTGCAAAAAATTCCTTGATGTAGAGCCAAAGGATAGTTTATCTGAAAAAGAGTTTTTCACTTCAGAAGCTGGCTTTCAGCAAGCTTTAAATGGTGTTTATTCTCAGCTTGCTTCCCGTGATCTGTATGGAGATAAGCTAACAATGGGATTTGTTTCTGCGCTGGCACAAAATTACGCTATCACAAGTGTGCAAAGCACTATTCCTCTTGTGGAAACCACAAAGCTTAATTATACGACTGCTGAGGTGCAGACTCATGTTTCAACAATATGGTCTACAAGTTATAATGCAATTGCCGGGCTAAACAAAATTCTGGAGAATACAACAATTAATAGGTCTGTTTTGACCGAAAGTACTTACACCATTGTTCGTGGTGAGTCATTGGCTTTAAGAGCATTGCTTCATTTCGACCTCCTGCGCTTGTTTGGAAAGGAATACAAGGCAAATCTTAATGCTAAAGCTATTCCTTATAAAAAAGACATCAGTGAAAATGCGCAAGTGCCATCTACTACACAGGAAGTAGTAAGTCTGGTTTTGGCAGACCTAAAGGAGGCCGAAAACTTATTGATTCAAAACGATCCAATTGTTTTAAATGATGAAAGAACCAGACGTGAACATTTAAATTATTATGGGGTAAAGGCCTTAGAAGCAAGGGTTCGTATTTATATAGGTGATAAAGAAGGTGCGAAGAGTGCGGCACTACTTGTGGTAAATTCCGGAAAATATCCGTTTGTAACTGTAGCCGCTGCGGAAAGCACCACCAATAGAGATCGTCTATACCTCACAGAACAGATCTTTATGCTTAGATCGAGGAACTTACAAGCACATACAGATACGTATTTTAGAGCGGGAACACTCCTAAACACTAAATTGACACAGACCGAAAACAACTTTAACACGTTATACGAGACTCCATCAAATGGTGTTAATACCGATATAAGATATAAAAACTGGATAGAGACAGACGGTGGCCTTAAATTCCCATCCAAATTCTGGCAATCTTCAAGTACAACAATTTCGACAGCGAGGTTAGATCAGTATGTACCGGTTGTCCGTCTGTCTGAAATGTACTATATTTTGGCAGAAGCTGCAGCTACTCCCGCAGAAGGTATTGCTTATTTAAATACAGTGCGTCAAAACCGATCCCTGGCACTACTTGCCACAACGGGTAATCAGACATTTTTAAACGCAGAACTATTAAAAGAATATCAAAAGGAATTTTATGCCGAAGGTCAATTGTTCTTTTATTATAAGCGCATTAATGCGACAAGCATGCAATTTTACACTGGTACCCCTACTGCGATTGTGCCTGCCAAATACATACTGCCGATACCTGATACCGAACTTCAATTTAATCCAAACTACTAA
- a CDS encoding FecR family protein, with translation MKQDRLAQLLHKSISEEITAQERLEMLELIKDPENEAGVKELLFDIYQSPKSLLNIAEDKSEQILEAVFQSDRSKDEQHIMKFNPLKWVAAAAVIFAILFAGLYFYKNKDNTALNPVAKHLNDVLPGGNRATLTLADGSVISLNDAEKGTIASQAGLVITKKADGQLLYELAQQSTGSNEGFNTISTPLGGKYEVVLQDGTRVTLNAGSSITYPLSFSKDKRKITLRGEAYFEVSKDKHRPFLVSSPAAGNILAQEIEVLGTHFNINAYADEQAYVTTLLEGSVKVWAAGLENGKIIVPGEQATLTRQILIAKADLEAAIAWKNDIFYFADEPIQDVMRRLSRWYDITVVYKEPITKIGFWGQISRNKTLAEVLDDLEATKGVHFKIEGRRVTVMQ, from the coding sequence ATGAAGCAGGACCGGTTAGCCCAGTTATTACATAAATCAATTTCAGAAGAAATTACCGCTCAGGAGCGCTTGGAAATGCTGGAATTGATAAAGGACCCAGAAAATGAGGCTGGGGTTAAAGAACTGCTGTTTGACATTTACCAAAGTCCAAAATCTTTACTGAACATAGCTGAAGACAAAAGCGAACAAATTCTTGAGGCGGTATTCCAATCAGACCGTAGTAAGGATGAGCAGCACATCATGAAATTTAACCCTTTAAAATGGGTTGCGGCTGCTGCTGTTATTTTTGCCATATTATTTGCCGGCCTTTACTTTTATAAGAATAAAGACAATACAGCTTTAAATCCGGTTGCTAAACATTTAAACGATGTATTACCAGGAGGTAACCGCGCCACCTTAACACTGGCAGACGGTTCTGTGATTTCATTAAACGATGCTGAAAAGGGAACAATTGCCAGCCAGGCCGGACTTGTAATTACTAAAAAAGCAGATGGCCAGTTGTTATACGAACTTGCTCAACAATCTACAGGAAGCAACGAAGGATTCAATACCATTTCCACACCTTTGGGTGGCAAATATGAAGTGGTTTTACAAGACGGAACGCGGGTTACCCTGAATGCCGGATCTTCTATTACCTATCCCTTATCCTTTAGCAAGGACAAAAGAAAAATTACTTTGCGCGGAGAAGCATACTTTGAGGTATCTAAAGACAAACACCGACCTTTTTTGGTTAGCAGTCCTGCTGCGGGCAATATTTTGGCTCAGGAAATAGAAGTATTGGGTACACATTTTAACATAAACGCCTATGCTGACGAGCAAGCTTATGTAACCACACTATTGGAAGGTAGTGTAAAGGTTTGGGCAGCTGGCCTTGAGAACGGAAAGATCATAGTACCCGGGGAACAGGCTACATTGACACGTCAGATCTTAATTGCAAAAGCGGATCTTGAAGCCGCTATTGCCTGGAAAAATGACATCTTTTACTTTGCCGACGAGCCTATTCAAGACGTAATGCGTAGACTTTCGAGATGGTATGATATTACTGTTGTATACAAAGAACCCATTACTAAAATTGGTTTCTGGGGACAGATTTCCAGAAACAAAACGCTTGCCGAAGTTCTGGATGATCTTGAAGCAACAAAAGGGGTACACTTTAAAATTGAAGGAAGGAGGGTAACGGTTATGCAATAA
- a CDS encoding PKD-like family lipoprotein — protein MNKIKYILQSTLMLIIMLVLACTKEEGKETYKSINNLTIETPALSSMTLSLYDSLIIAPVLKESMPEGEEYSYSWTINDSLVSLKKDLRVKVDLPIKTGYRVWFKATSKKTGIQAMYQYTLDVRGTYYAGWYVAHNKEGKARFSFIREDDVILMNPLEEVNNKTYAGNAVGAYHALAYEYGGSTYSGYLFAFTSQGVWRFDRDNLKEIQDISEIIPSFNNFPITSKPFQANVPSFYIDQVLILNGGVYAGPGPAFPDYELGSFEELSAGDYEMYPGGFFLASNSPAYYYDNKYKRFMILPQQSSILSVAPATPTAAFNFANVNRTMLGFDTGNTSSREYYFIMADATNTRYLMSAIASGSGTVPGINQRIDGTDINIATNFVTSSVQKQMYYSANNKIYLYNILTNTSVLLYSFPIGNVVKDMKKSGNTRIAVATNSGTAGVVYYFDLAATGEFTGNTYVKKYEGFGEIVKIAER, from the coding sequence ATGAATAAGATAAAATATATACTGCAAAGCACCTTGATGTTGATTATCATGTTGGTCTTGGCTTGTACAAAGGAAGAGGGAAAAGAGACCTACAAATCAATTAACAATTTAACCATTGAGACACCGGCATTGAGTAGCATGACGCTGTCGCTTTACGATTCGCTGATCATTGCTCCTGTGTTAAAAGAATCAATGCCTGAAGGTGAGGAATACAGCTATTCATGGACCATTAATGACTCTTTAGTTTCCCTGAAAAAAGATTTAAGAGTTAAAGTTGATCTGCCGATTAAAACTGGCTACAGAGTGTGGTTTAAAGCTACCAGTAAGAAAACGGGAATTCAGGCCATGTACCAGTATACGTTGGACGTAAGGGGCACATATTATGCTGGCTGGTATGTGGCGCACAATAAAGAAGGCAAAGCCCGTTTTTCATTTATACGAGAAGACGATGTAATCTTAATGAATCCCCTGGAAGAGGTGAATAATAAAACTTATGCAGGAAATGCAGTTGGAGCTTATCATGCATTAGCTTATGAATATGGTGGCAGTACCTATTCGGGATATTTATTTGCTTTTACCAGTCAGGGTGTTTGGAGATTTGACAGGGATAATTTAAAAGAGATCCAGGATATTTCGGAGATCATTCCCTCTTTTAACAACTTTCCAATTACCTCAAAACCATTTCAAGCAAATGTTCCATCTTTTTACATAGACCAAGTGTTGATTTTAAATGGCGGAGTTTATGCAGGGCCTGGACCAGCTTTTCCTGATTATGAGTTAGGGTCCTTTGAAGAACTGTCAGCTGGAGACTATGAAATGTATCCTGGTGGATTTTTCTTGGCCTCCAATTCTCCAGCCTATTACTACGACAATAAGTATAAGCGGTTCATGATTCTTCCTCAACAATCAAGCATTTTGAGCGTGGCTCCAGCCACTCCTACGGCGGCATTTAATTTCGCTAATGTTAACAGAACAATGCTGGGTTTTGATACAGGTAATACATCTTCAAGAGAGTATTATTTTATCATGGCTGATGCAACCAATACCCGCTATTTGATGTCCGCTATTGCGAGCGGCAGCGGAACTGTTCCAGGTATAAACCAAAGGATAGATGGAACAGATATTAATATTGCAACAAATTTTGTTACCTCTTCGGTTCAAAAGCAGATGTATTATTCCGCAAATAATAAAATTTACTTGTACAATATATTAACAAATACATCAGTATTACTTTATTCTTTCCCAATTGGGAATGTAGTTAAGGATATGAAAAAATCAGGTAACACCCGGATTGCTGTAGCAACAAATTCAGGGACGGCTGGTGTGGTATATTATTTTGATCTTGCTGCTACGGGAGAATTTACAGGTAACACTTACGTAAAGAAGTATGAAGGATTTGGAGAAATTGTTAAAATCGCTGAAAGGTAA
- a CDS encoding TlpA disulfide reductase family protein — protein MIKKFNMVATSLFVGFAAYSQQPTPAYKASLDSLKTIIDPLKQEVIIKRLVKANPDDNFEQYKAMLAGNFAAAKNTSKALTYFNQLEGRPRTMYLGIVPTAILTYDVKAAETLVNEQLNKVENSAQDRQTLLNVRSQILVKKGDYANAFTAFKEYYDQVQRKSPGLTANYYYLMSKSGSQKEALPELEKSVLTGVATDDLKVELKSAYTKLNPGKDPKAYLAGLVKQFEEKHKAELVTKMIKEPAPNFSVTDINDKLVSLSDFKGKTVVLDFWATWCGPCKRALPSMQMTVDKYKNDPDVKFLFIHTWESVSNPKEEATKYFADNGFRLPLYMDVKNPASNKNPAVSSFDVDGIPAKFVIDGNGNIRFKMSGFGGTNEAAVNELSTMIELSRMAI, from the coding sequence ATGATAAAAAAGTTTAACATGGTTGCCACAAGCTTGTTCGTTGGTTTCGCGGCTTACAGTCAACAACCTACACCTGCATATAAAGCCAGTCTTGATTCCTTAAAGACTATCATAGACCCACTAAAACAAGAAGTTATCATTAAACGATTGGTTAAAGCGAATCCGGATGATAATTTTGAACAGTATAAGGCGATGCTGGCTGGAAATTTTGCAGCAGCAAAAAATACGAGTAAAGCGTTAACTTATTTTAACCAGCTTGAAGGAAGACCGCGAACAATGTATCTGGGAATAGTGCCAACTGCAATTCTTACTTATGATGTAAAGGCCGCTGAAACTTTAGTTAACGAACAACTTAATAAAGTTGAAAATTCTGCACAGGATCGTCAGACTTTGCTAAACGTAAGGAGCCAAATTCTGGTAAAAAAGGGTGATTACGCAAACGCATTTACCGCTTTTAAGGAATATTATGATCAGGTGCAGCGAAAAAGCCCGGGATTGACTGCAAATTACTACTACTTAATGAGCAAGTCTGGCAGCCAGAAGGAAGCTCTGCCAGAACTGGAAAAATCAGTATTGACAGGCGTAGCCACCGACGACTTGAAAGTAGAATTAAAATCAGCGTATACTAAATTAAACCCGGGTAAAGACCCGAAAGCTTATTTGGCTGGATTAGTTAAGCAATTTGAAGAAAAGCACAAAGCAGAATTGGTAACCAAAATGATAAAAGAACCAGCACCCAATTTCAGCGTAACAGATATAAATGATAAACTCGTTTCACTGTCTGATTTTAAGGGCAAAACAGTAGTACTTGATTTTTGGGCTACCTGGTGTGGACCATGTAAACGTGCATTGCCATCCATGCAGATGACCGTTGACAAATACAAGAATGATCCAGACGTAAAATTCCTATTCATCCACACCTGGGAAAGTGTAAGTAATCCTAAAGAAGAAGCAACTAAATACTTCGCAGACAATGGCTTTAGGTTACCACTATACATGGACGTAAAAAATCCTGCTTCCAACAAAAATCCTGCGGTATCCTCTTTTGATGTTGACGGAATACCAGCGAAGTTTGTGATTGACGGAAACGGCAACATCCGCTTCAAAATGAGTGGATTCGGAGGCACAAATGAAGCAGCGGTAAACGAGCTGTCCACCATGATCGAATTGTCACGTATGGCCATTTAG